A window of the Dictyostelium discoideum AX4 chromosome 4 chromosome, whole genome shotgun sequence genome harbors these coding sequences:
- the vps20 gene encoding SNF7 family protein, with translation MGILFSHCSGGREKEDKISKTDRAVLNLKIQRDKLKNYQTQVLEIAIAKECSKAGKKNQALLALKKKKYQEKMLDESFANLQNIEELIANVEQAEIQVRIFESLKQGNESLKEIQKEMSLEDVENLMEETAEAIQYQNDISEALSGKFSKEEEDDLLNELDEMEKQLNAQQYPKVPETQLPKIELPIEDAIEEGKQMVLNRENSSNSNNNSSGSGGSSGLKVIIISCNHEKTIGDINEFGGSISGIGESGDSINSIGKSSDSISSDANDLSHSINIIVESGDSISRDANDLSDSTNSIGKSSDSIGSDNNNYTDSINSIGELSDSISGDITEYSGSISVDIID, from the exons ATGGGAATACTTTTTTCACATTGCAGTGGCGGAAGAGAAAAAGAGgataaaattagtaaaacTGATAGAGCAGtacttaatttaaaaattcaaagagataaattaaagaattatcaaACTCAGGTatt AGAGATAGCAATAGCTAAAGAATGTTCTAAAGCGGGTAAAAAGAATCAAGCATTATTAgcattaaagaaaaagaaatatcaAGAGAAAATGTTAGATGAATCATTTgcaaatttacaaaatatagAAGAACTTATAGCAAATGTAGAACAAGCAGAAATACAGGTTAGAATCTTTGAATCTTTGAAACAAGGTAATGAATCACTCAAAGAGATTCAAAAGGAAATGTCATTAGAGGATGTAGAGAACTTAATGGAAGAAACAGCTGAAGCAATTCAATACCAAAATGATATATCTGAAGCATTAAGTGGTAAATTCAGtaaagaagaggaagatgatttattaaatgaattggATGAAATGGAAAAACAA tTAAACGCACAACAATATCCAAAAGTACCAGAGACACAATTACCAAAGATtgaattaccaattgaaGATGCTATCGAAGAAGGTAAACAAA TGGTATTGAATAGAgaaaatagtagtaatagtaataataatagtagtggtagtggtggaaGTAGTGGTTTAAAAGT TATCATAATATCATGTAATCATGAGAAGACTAT TGGTGATATCAATGAATTTGGTGGTTCAATTAGCGGTATTGGTGAATCAggtgattcaattaatagtATTGGTAAATCAAGTGATTCAATTAGTAGTGACGCCAATGACCTCAGtcattcaattaatattattgttgaaTCCGGTGATTCGATAAGTAGAGACGCTAATGACCTCAGTGATTCAACTAATAGTATTGGTAAATCCAGTGATTCAATTGGTAGTGACAACAATAATTATACTGATTCGATTAATAGCATTGGTGAATTAAGCGATTCAATTAGTGGTGATATCACTGAATACAGTGGCTCAATTAGTGTTGACATCATTGACTAG